In one Culex quinquefasciatus strain JHB chromosome 2, VPISU_Cqui_1.0_pri_paternal, whole genome shotgun sequence genomic region, the following are encoded:
- the LOC119767661 gene encoding thioredoxin-related transmembrane protein 2 homolog — protein MSFKKDVILLIKPYYWVNILMSISYILAKRAPMICNYLWTYLFNQADQCELDGRETEILFFLLIVVMIRTRKTGSVTMINYLTSSFTYTKIANLGLWFYSDIRLGLIYGVLFILVALLLPEPTYSGPENVVYFRTENGLDEELEKDKNVNWLVTFYTVWNPACVNFAPIYSELSAEYNLPNLKFGKVDIGRFPSVGKKHHVSDSSFSRQLPTVILFRNGKESVRRPYADAKGKLVKFFFSADNFKAAFDLNNLYKECKDNPLKVPKAISAAEKKKKN, from the coding sequence ATGTCGTTCAAGAAGGATGTGATCCTTCTCATCAAGCCCTACTATTGGGTCAACATTTTGATGTCGATTTCGTACATCTTGGCCAAACGTGCTCCGATGATTTGCAACTATTTATGGACTTATCTGTTCAACCAGGCGGACCAGTGCGAGCTGGATGGGCGCGAAACGGAGATTCTGTTCTTCCTGCTGATTGTCGTGATGATCCGGACCCGGAAGACGGGCAGCGTTACGATGATCAACTATCTGACATCCAGCTTTACGTACACGAAAATTGCAAATCTCGGGTTGTGGTTCTACAGTGACATTCGTCTCGGGTTGATCTACGGAGTGCTGTTCATCCTGGTGGCCCTGCTACTGCCGGAACCGACCTATTCCGGACCGGAGAACGTCGTGTACTTCCGGACGGAAAATGGCCTCGACGAGGAGCTGGAAAAGGACAAGAACGTCAACTGGTTGGTCACGTTCTACACGGTTTGGAATCCAGCTTGCGTCAATTTTGCGCCGATCTACTCGGAACTGTCCGCCGAGTACAATCTGCCTAATCTGAAGTTTGGCAAGGTGGACATCGGACGGTTCCCGAGCGTCGGCAAGAAGCACCACGTTTCGGACAGTTCGTTCAGCCGGCAGCTGCCCACCGTGATACTGTTCCGCAACGGGAAGGAGTCGGTCCGCCGGCCTTACGCCGACGCCAAGGGCAAACTGGTCAAGTTCTTCTTCTCGGCGGACAACTTCAAAGCTGCTTTCGATCTGAACAACCTGTACAAGGAGTGCAAGGATAACCCGCTGAAGGTCCCAAAGGCGATCTCGGCCgccgaaaagaagaagaagaattaA
- the LOC6031787 gene encoding minor histocompatibility antigen H13 has protein sequence MAEVVEDVIQQVQENLTEAANAATINGTIPKTPSTPEGMALAYGTLVVMAMLPIFFGSIRSVKHHREQTTAFEKTGEKPDTMTSKDAMMFPIMASCALFGLYMFFKIFSKDNINFLLTGYFFFLGVMALAHLLSPVISSLIPASIPKIPYHLSFIQGPTEGSKDETESYLIDYKFTTHDIVCFIISLVIGVWYLLQKHWIANNLLGLAFAVNGVELLHLNNIVTGCILLGGLFFYDIFWVFGTNVMVTVARSFEAPIKLVFPQDIITNGLSASNFAVLGLGDIVIPGIFIALLLRFDNSLKRKSNFYFYATFTAYFFGLLATIFVMHVFKHAQPALLYLVPACLGTPLLLALLKGDIKKLFAYEDHPEDKTKDAKKSEKSSGDESSTSAAASTKTKKETKKKDSKKVK, from the exons ATGGCCGAAGTGGTGGAGGATGTCATCCAGCAGGTGCAGGAGAACCTGACAGAAGCCGCCAACGCGGCAACTATCAATGGAACCATCCCCAAGACTCCGTCCACCCCGGAGGGGATGGCGCTGGCGTACGGAACGCTGGTCGTGATGGCCATGCTGCCCATCTTTTTCGGCTCGATACGATCCGTGAAGCACCACAGGGAACAGACG ACCGCATTTGAGAAGACCGGCGAGAAACCGGACACGATGACGTCCAAGGATGCGATGATGTTCCCGATTATGGCTTCCTGTGCGCTGTTCGGGCTGTACATGTTCTTCAAGATCTTCTCCAAGGACAACATCAACTTCCTGCTGACGGGATACTTTTTCTTCCTCGGCGTGATGGCCCTCGCCCATCTGCTCTCGCCGGTCATTAGTTCGCTGATTCCGGCGTCGATCCCGAAAATTCCGTACCATCTCTCTTTCATACAAGGCCCGACCGAGGGTTCCAAGGACGAAACGGAATCTTACCTGATCGATTACAAGTTCACCACGCACGACATCGTCTGCTTTATCATTTCTCTGGTCATTGGCGTGTGGTATCTGCTGCAGAAGCATTGGATCGCCAACAACCTGCTCGGGTTGGCCTTCGCCGTGAACGGAGTCGAGTTGCTGCACCTGAACAACATCGTCACCGGGTGCATCCTGCTCGGAGGTCTCTTCTTCTACGACATCTTCTGGGTGTTTGGTACCAACGTGATGGTGACCGTGGCGCGCTCCTTCGAGGCCCCCATCAAGCTGGTCTTCCCCCAGGACATCATCACGAACGGCCTGTCGGCGTCCAACTTTGCCGTGCTCGGCCTCGGCGACATCGTCATCCCCGGAATCTTTATCGCACTGCTGCTCCGCTTTGACAACAGCCTCAAGCGCAAGAGCAACTTTTACTTCTACGCCACGTTCACCGCGTACTTCTTCGGACTGCTGGCCACCATCTTCGTGATGCACGTGTTCAAGCATGCCCAGCCGGCGCTGCTCTATCTCGTTCCGGCCTGTCTGGGAACTCCGCTGCTGCTGGCGCTGCTCAAGGGCGACATCAAGAAGCTGTTTGC TTACGAGGACCACCCCGAGGACAAGACCAAGGATGCcaaaaaatcggaaaagtcTTCCGGCGATGAGTCCAGCACCAGCGCCGCCGCCTCCACCAAGACGAAAAAGGAAACCAAGAAGAAGGACtctaaaaaagtaaaatag